TATGGCAAAGCAGATATTTATGCTCCCCATAATAGATTTCCTGTATAACTCCCTGCGATTTCAAAAAGAAAGAAATAGAATAAAAAGCTGCCATATAATCAGAAATACGGTCTTTTTCTATATCATCCAACGATAATCCGATTTTCACGCGTTCTTCTTCCTCTTCTTCATTTTTTCTCACCCAAAGTCCACCTGTCGCAGCATAGAGGTTCCAATGAACTCTTGAAATTCGGTCTCCTTCCTGATATTTCCTGACTCCATCGTATTCAAAACCTTGTTCCATAAGATCTCTTCTTGCGATCTTTTCCTGCATAAATCCCATTTCATATCGTTTTGGCATAACAAGAAAAGATATTTGTTTGTTAAATTCTTTTTTTACTTTATACATTCCTGTAAGATCTTCCCACGAAACTGAACAAATCTGAATATGATAACTGTCACATTCCGTGATCATTTCAGACAGTGTGATCGAATCTCCTTCTTGTGGATTCCATACGATATTTTTCTTCTTTCGCATTCTTTGTTTTCGAAACTTGGATGTCATTTCATATTCCAATCGGAATGTATAGCTGTTTATCTTTGATGTAATTCCATGAATCCTCAATCGTATCTCTGCTTCATCGCCTTCTGTAAGTACTAATGAATCCATTTCTATGGTTAATATCATCTGTTTTTGTTCTGACTGACACCTGCAGACAGAATAAGCCAGCACAACAAATAAGGATGCCATAAGGCACCCTCCAATGAAATTTCCATAAATGATCCAATATATAAGCGCAAATATTATGACAAAAAAATACATCTTTATCCTTTCTGATTTCCTTTTGGAAGTGGTATCTTATAAAGAATCGCTTTTAAAATCTCTTCTTTCGTTTTCCTCTGAACCTTCGCTTCCTTGCTTCTGATCACCCTATGCTCGATAGTTTCAAAGAAAACATCTTTCACATCCTGTGGTATTACATAATCACGTCCCTCAAGATATGCATTTGCTTTTGCCATCGATAAAAGTGCGATCGTTCCTCTTGGACTGATTCCAAGTTCTAAGTCTCTGGATCTTCTTGTCTCATTCGCAATCTCGACAATATATCTTAAAATATCTTCATGCACAAATAATCGTGCAGCTTCTTCTCTTGCTTTTCGCAATTCTTCCACCGAGATCTGTTCTTCGATCCCAGAGGTCGTCATATCCACACTTCCTTGTGCTAACATCTTGATCTCACTCTCCATATCCGGATATCCAAGAGATGTCCGGATCATAAATCGGTCTAACTGTGATTCTGGAAGCGAGTGTGTTCCAATAGAACCAAAAGGATTCTGCGTTGCAATAACGATATACGGATCTGGAAGATCTCTCGTAATACCATCTACCGTGATCTGTCCTTCTTCCATTGCTTCTAGAAGTGCCGACTGTGTCTTCGGTGAGGTTCGGTTAATCTCATCCGCCAGCAAAAGATTCGTCATCGCTGCTCCTTCTTTGAATTCAAATTCTTCACTACCCTGATGATAGATAGAAAATCCTGCAATATCCGTTGGCATGATATCCGGAGTAAACTGAATCCTTTGATAATCCAGTCCCAATACCTTTGAAAAGGCTAATGCAAGTGTTGTCTTTCCTACACCTGGAATATCCTCGATCAAGATATGTCCTCCTGCAAGAATCGCTGTCATGATCTGATGCACCGTATGACCTTTTCCTTCCATAACACGGTTGATCTCATCCATTGCTCTGACTGCTTTTTTGTACATAAAGAAATTATCCATCTTATCTTCCTCGTTTTGCAGTTATAACAATGATCATCATAGCAAGTGCAAGGCTTATTGCTGCTCCTGCAAGTCCAATATATCCATTTCCTGTAATTCCTGACAAAATATATCCAACACTTGCACAAAGTGCCACTGTTAATGCATATGGCATCTGTGTTGCCACGTGGTCTATGTGCCTACACTGCGCTCCCGCAGACGAAAGAATCGTTGTATCAGAAATCGGTGAAATATGATCTCCACAAACAGCTCCTGCAAGAATCGCTCCTACACAAACTGACATCATCATATAATTAGCACTTAAGATCGTAACAGAAATTGGGATCAAAATTCCAAATGTTCCCCATGATGTTCCTGTTGCAAATGCAAGTCCTAATGAAATCAGGAAGAAGATAACCGGCATCACAGCGATCGCCATTGTACTTCCACCAACAGCTGCTTTAACAAATCCCTGAATATTTAAATACTCTGCTCCACAAACACCTGATAATGTCCATGCAAGACAAAGGATCATGATCGCTGATGTCATTGCTTTAAATCCCTGTGCAAAGCTTCCACAGAAATCTACAAATTCAAGAACTTTTCTTGGAATATACAAAATAAATGTAAAGATCAGTGTTAAAAATGATCCTAATACCAAACTTCTCGCACTGGAGCAATTAGCAAAGGCCTCTGCAAGCGGAACCCCTTTGAAAAAGCCTCCTGTGTACAACATAAATCCAATACAAGAAGCGATCAAAAATAAAATCGGCAAGATCAGATCTTTTACCTTTCCATGTCCAACGATCGGTACTTCTTCTTCATCTTCAACAATCTCTTCTAAATGTGCATTTAATTCATATTGTTTCATCTTTGAATAATCAATATTCGTAATGATCAAAAATGCCAAAAATACAAGTGTGAGCAATGCATAATAGTTAAATGGAATTGCTCTCAAGAATAAGGTAAATCCATCAATATTGCATCCTGCTGGAAGAGATGATCCTACAGCTGCTGCCCAGCTTGAGATTGGCGCAATAATACATACGGGAGCTGCAGTTGCATCGATCACATAAGCCAATTTTGCTCTTGTAATATTATGTTTATCTGTCACAGGGCGCATAACCGTTCCAACTGTCAGACAGTTAAAATAATCATCAACAAAGATCACAACTCCAAGACAGATCGTTGCAAAAAGTGCCTGTCTCTTTGTGCGGATCGCTTTTGCTGCCCATTTTCCATAGGCTCTGGAAGCACCTGATTTGGTGATCAGTGCTACCAGAATTCCTAATAATACTAAAAATATCAAAATATCGCAATTAGCTCCAATTTTCTCTCCCATGATTGCAAAAATGGTATCCATTGCTTTGATCAGATGAAAATTATGATACATCAGAGCCCCCGATGCAATTCCGATCATCAGCGATAAATATACCTCCTTGGTTATTAATGCTAAAACAATTGCAATCACTGGCGGAAGAATCGCCCAAAATGTACCTGTCATGTATATTTACTCCTTAATCTTTAATCTCTGTAATAATTGATGAGGCATCCTTTTAAAATGATTTCTCTCTCATCATCTGTTAATTCACCTAGTGTTAAGGTGATCTCTTTCATTCCTTCATTTACCACATATGCTGGAATCTTTGTAAGCTTGTCTTCCACTGCTTTGCGGACATCTGGAACAAAAATGTAATCTTTGTTCTTAAATGGAAGTTCTCCTTTATCAATCGTAAATGGAAGCATTCCCCAGTTGATCAGGTTTGAACGGTATCTCTTTGTCGCATATTCGTTTGCGATATTTGCCCATCCACCTAATACTTTCTGGCAAGAAGCCGCCTGTTCACGTGCAGAACCATCTCCTGGTTTCACTGCAAAGATCGTGCTTCCGATTCCTAAATTATCCTGAGTTACATCCGCGTAAGATTCTTTGACTGTCTCCAGGATATCTTTAACTTCTGGGAATGCTTCCGCTGCATCTTCTCCAGCTTCGATCGCTTTCTGTGCTTTCTGTACTTCTTTTGCAAGTCCTACATATGCAGGGTCTTTTCTTGATAACGCAAATTCTGCAAGTCCTAATGGATTAGAACGGTAAGATGAAGTTTCTCCAGATGGAATCAATTCATCTGTTGTTGTAACAGGATCATGAATCTCTGATACAACTTTTAATAACATGTTCTGTGGAAGTGCAGACATCTCTGGCCAATCTTTGATGTTTGGTCCAAACTGAATCTCTACTGATGGATCTGCAACACCCTTGCTGTCAAATACACGATTATCATAAATTGTCTTGTCAAAGTGATATTTTGGAATAAAATCACTTGCTTCTACATCCGTTGCCGGTGTTAAATATCCTTTATTCGCTGCTGTTGCTGCGATAGAACGTGCATCCATTAATGCAACGGAAGAAATCTGGCCATTCTGAAGTTTAGAACCTTCACGGTTCGGGAAGTTTCTTGTTGAATGACGAATACTAAACGCATTATTTGCAGGTGTATCTCCAGCACCAAAACATGGTCCACAGAATGCTGTCTTAACGATCGCACCTGTCTGCATCAGATCTGCAACTGCTCCATTCTTCACAAGTTCCATATAAATTGGTGTACTTGCAGGATATACGCTTAATGTAAATTCATCAGAACCAATACTTGCTCCTTTTAAGATATTAGCCGCTGCACAGATATTTTCATATCCACCACCTGCACATCCTGCAATGATTCCCTGATCTACATAAAGTTTTCCATCGTGGACTTTATCTCTTAAAGAATAGTCAACTGCACCATCTAAACTTACTAATGCACGTTTTTCTACATCTGCAAGAATATCGTCAAGGTTTGCATTCACCTCTTCGATCGTGTATGTATTACTTGGATGGAATGGCATAGCGATCATTGGTTTGATCTTATCTAAATCTACTTCCACGATTCCATCATAATATGCTACTTTTCCAGGATTCAATTCCTTAAAGTCTTCAGACCTTCCATGAATCTCGTAAAATTCCTTGATCTTATCATCTGTTCTCCAGATAGAAGACAGGCAAGTTGTCTCTGTTGTCATAACATCGACACC
The sequence above is drawn from the Anaerostipes hadrus ATCC 29173 = JCM 17467 genome and encodes:
- a CDS encoding DUF58 domain-containing protein gives rise to the protein MASLFVVLAYSVCRCQSEQKQMILTIEMDSLVLTEGDEAEIRLRIHGITSKINSYTFRLEYEMTSKFRKQRMRKKKNIVWNPQEGDSITLSEMITECDSYHIQICSVSWEDLTGMYKVKKEFNKQISFLVMPKRYEMGFMQEKIARRDLMEQGFEYDGVRKYQEGDRISRVHWNLYAATGGLWVRKNEEEEEERVKIGLSLDDIEKDRISDYMAAFYSISFFLKSQGVIQEIYYGEHKYLLCHIEQYEELFTDIFCGKYELSSDPMEHLYKIPLCEKGQDLQKFLYDMEL
- a CDS encoding AAA family ATPase; this encodes MDNFFMYKKAVRAMDEINRVMEGKGHTVHQIMTAILAGGHILIEDIPGVGKTTLALAFSKVLGLDYQRIQFTPDIMPTDIAGFSIYHQGSEEFEFKEGAAMTNLLLADEINRTSPKTQSALLEAMEEGQITVDGITRDLPDPYIVIATQNPFGSIGTHSLPESQLDRFMIRTSLGYPDMESEIKMLAQGSVDMTTSGIEEQISVEELRKAREEAARLFVHEDILRYIVEIANETRRSRDLELGISPRGTIALLSMAKANAYLEGRDYVIPQDVKDVFFETIEHRVIRSKEAKVQRKTKEEILKAILYKIPLPKGNQKG
- a CDS encoding Na+/H+ antiporter NhaC family protein, which gives rise to MTGTFWAILPPVIAIVLALITKEVYLSLMIGIASGALMYHNFHLIKAMDTIFAIMGEKIGANCDILIFLVLLGILVALITKSGASRAYGKWAAKAIRTKRQALFATICLGVVIFVDDYFNCLTVGTVMRPVTDKHNITRAKLAYVIDATAAPVCIIAPISSWAAAVGSSLPAGCNIDGFTLFLRAIPFNYYALLTLVFLAFLIITNIDYSKMKQYELNAHLEEIVEDEEEVPIVGHGKVKDLILPILFLIASCIGFMLYTGGFFKGVPLAEAFANCSSARSLVLGSFLTLIFTFILYIPRKVLEFVDFCGSFAQGFKAMTSAIMILCLAWTLSGVCGAEYLNIQGFVKAAVGGSTMAIAVMPVIFFLISLGLAFATGTSWGTFGILIPISVTILSANYMMMSVCVGAILAGAVCGDHISPISDTTILSSAGAQCRHIDHVATQMPYALTVALCASVGYILSGITGNGYIGLAGAAISLALAMMIIVITAKRGR
- a CDS encoding hydratase, with the protein product MIQLFSEGAYLVDGITLVKESEAEALKQLAGEVVSKEEASKNTIAYGILRDHNTSGNMEKLQIKFDKLTSHDITFVGIIQTARASGIEKFPVPYVLTNCHNSLCAVGGTINEDDHMFGLTAAKKYGGVYVPPHQAVIHQFAREMLAGGGKMILGSDSHTRYGALGTMAMGEGGPELVKQLLNRTYDINMPGVIGIYLKGKPVKGVGPQDVALAIIGAVFEKGYVNNKVMEFVGPGVSNLSADFRIGVDVMTTETTCLSSIWRTDDKIKEFYEIHGRSEDFKELNPGKVAYYDGIVEVDLDKIKPMIAMPFHPSNTYTIEEVNANLDDILADVEKRALVSLDGAVDYSLRDKVHDGKLYVDQGIIAGCAGGGYENICAAANILKGASIGSDEFTLSVYPASTPIYMELVKNGAVADLMQTGAIVKTAFCGPCFGAGDTPANNAFSIRHSTRNFPNREGSKLQNGQISSVALMDARSIAATAANKGYLTPATDVEASDFIPKYHFDKTIYDNRVFDSKGVADPSVEIQFGPNIKDWPEMSALPQNMLLKVVSEIHDPVTTTDELIPSGETSSYRSNPLGLAEFALSRKDPAYVGLAKEVQKAQKAIEAGEDAAEAFPEVKDILETVKESYADVTQDNLGIGSTIFAVKPGDGSAREQAASCQKVLGGWANIANEYATKRYRSNLINWGMLPFTIDKGELPFKNKDYIFVPDVRKAVEDKLTKIPAYVVNEGMKEITLTLGELTDDEREIILKGCLINYYRD